The Lachnospiraceae bacterium oral taxon 500 genome window below encodes:
- a CDS encoding DDE transposase, with amino-acid sequence MPYVSGFDRDQLMCCSWDVLVDEESIARIIDAFVEHLDIKKLGVKTVAIEGRPSYDPKSLYKLYIYGSRKGIRSSRKLAESCKVNLEVKWMTGGVAPDFRTIADLRKNNIDSLKEIFHEFNRRISGAVEWGFSSVDGTKIQTNNSKDNNFTKNKLDDRIKWLNGYTDEYLRILNEMDRQEEYDEIPGELTREELEAKLEEAKERLARYEGYQKLMEETGASQLSITDADAKLMKNKNGFAVAYNPQTAVDSETHLIRDFQMTNQVTDHGLLESTMEEVKKAEPGKIVKVVADKGYEDTEDMAGCLENGIIPHVITDDGKDGYEIEIPYEKSEADLTSTDPEELKKALHAGQIPEAYASVIQDIKVETVRRKVVDEKPAKSGVYGSPEEMLRKAETGYFVRDPERNLVYCPAGKILRQKCIKKNGNIRYANKNACKHCPNRNKCYKGKGEWKEIDFTKDQLEKPCKDWLKSEGNTPEETKPKEKWHYEKRQVVKFFLKPDREKTNQRMCLSEHPFGTIKRGMGATYFLLKGMQKVAGEFALFCLGYNLERAKNLLGFHKMMELMEQA; translated from the coding sequence ATGCCATATGTTTCAGGTTTTGACCGTGACCAGTTGATGTGCTGTTCATGGGATGTATTAGTAGATGAAGAAAGTATTGCGAGGATAATAGATGCATTTGTAGAGCATCTTGATATAAAGAAACTGGGAGTAAAGACTGTAGCAATTGAAGGTCGCCCATCATACGATCCGAAAAGTCTTTACAAGCTCTATATCTATGGAAGTAGAAAAGGAATCCGTTCTTCACGGAAACTCGCAGAGAGTTGCAAAGTGAATCTTGAAGTGAAATGGATGACTGGTGGAGTAGCACCTGATTTCCGAACGATTGCAGATCTTAGAAAAAACAACATAGACAGTCTGAAAGAAATCTTTCATGAATTTAACAGGAGAATTTCTGGTGCGGTAGAATGGGGGTTTTCATCTGTAGATGGAACGAAGATCCAGACTAATAATTCGAAAGACAACAACTTCACAAAAAATAAACTGGATGACAGAATTAAGTGGCTGAATGGATATACAGATGAATATCTGCGGATACTTAATGAAATGGATCGGCAGGAAGAATACGATGAAATACCGGGTGAATTAACCAGAGAGGAACTTGAGGCTAAATTAGAAGAGGCGAAGGAACGGCTTGCAAGGTATGAAGGATATCAGAAACTGATGGAAGAGACAGGAGCATCACAGCTGTCAATCACAGATGCAGACGCAAAACTTATGAAGAATAAGAATGGGTTTGCGGTAGCATATAATCCTCAGACAGCAGTGGATTCAGAGACTCATCTGATCCGGGATTTCCAGATGACAAATCAGGTAACTGATCACGGACTGTTAGAAAGCACCATGGAGGAAGTGAAGAAAGCGGAGCCGGGAAAAATCGTAAAGGTAGTGGCTGATAAAGGCTATGAGGATACGGAAGATATGGCAGGCTGCCTGGAAAATGGTATTATTCCCCATGTCATAACAGATGACGGAAAAGATGGTTATGAAATTGAAATACCTTATGAAAAATCGGAAGCTGATCTTACCAGCACAGATCCGGAGGAATTAAAGAAAGCACTGCATGCAGGACAGATACCGGAAGCTTATGCGTCAGTAATACAGGATATAAAGGTAGAGACTGTGCGCCGGAAAGTAGTAGATGAAAAGCCGGCAAAAAGTGGTGTATATGGAAGTCCAGAAGAAATGTTGAGAAAGGCAGAAACAGGTTATTTTGTCAGAGATCCGGAGCGAAATCTGGTATACTGTCCGGCAGGAAAGATCCTGAGGCAGAAATGCATAAAGAAAAATGGGAATATCCGTTATGCAAACAAAAATGCGTGTAAGCATTGCCCGAATCGGAATAAATGTTACAAGGGAAAAGGTGAATGGAAAGAAATTGATTTTACAAAAGATCAGCTGGAGAAACCATGTAAAGACTGGCTGAAATCAGAAGGAAATACACCAGAAGAAACAAAGCCAAAAGAAAAATGGCATTACGAAAAGAGGCAGGTTGTAAAGTTCTTTCTGAAACCAGACAGGGAGAAAACAAACCAGAGGATGTGCCTGTCAGAGCATCCATTCGGAACTATAAAGCGTGGTATGGGAGCCACTTATTTTCTTCTAAAAGGAATGCAAAAAGTGGCTGGGGAGTTTGCGCTCTTTTGCCTGGGATATAACCTAGAAAGAGCGAAAAATCTTCTGGGATTTCATAAAATGAT
- a CDS encoding XRE family transcriptional regulator has product MKFSYNKLWKLLIDRNMNKGDLQKLIETGPSTISRMGRNEPVRLEILGRICERLNCNIEDIIEYERGKQDV; this is encoded by the coding sequence ATGAAATTCTCATATAACAAGTTATGGAAGTTGTTAATCGACAGAAATATGAATAAAGGCGATTTGCAGAAATTAATAGAAACCGGTCCGTCCACCATTTCAAGAATGGGACGAAACGAGCCTGTAAGACTTGAAATCTTAGGAAGAATATGTGAGAGATTGAATTGTAACATTGAAGATATCATTGAGTATGAAAGAGGAAAACAAGATGTATAA
- a CDS encoding restriction endonuclease yields MYKSIDLFAGIGGIRLGFDQAFGNNIKTVFISEWDEKAVETYKANFNDSIDVVGDIIKVDEKDIPNHDILLAGFPCQAFSLAGHKRGFEDGELSEN; encoded by the coding sequence ATGTATAAATCAATTGATTTGTTTGCCGGAATCGGAGGGATCAGGCTTGGATTTGACCAGGCATTCGGAAATAATATCAAGACTGTTTTTATAAGCGAATGGGATGAAAAAGCGGTAGAAACTTATAAAGCAAATTTTAATGACAGTATCGATGTAGTCGGAGATATTATAAAAGTTGATGAAAAAGACATTCCCAATCACGATATATTGCTTGCAGGCTTTCCTTGTCAGGCGTTTTCCCTTGCAGGACATAAAAGAGGGTTCGAGGATGGTGAATTAAGTGAAAACTAA
- a CDS encoding very short patch repair endonuclease translates to MWNKGFRYRLNYKELPGSPDLYIPKYWVAIFVNGCFWHMHENCRYSSIPKNNHDFWKNKLEGNVERDKQNYIKLENRGFKVIVVWECEIKKVMKDEVISKQYMDTILYEITNSMKCKN, encoded by the coding sequence ATATGGAATAAGGGGTTCAGATATAGATTAAACTATAAGGAGTTGCCCGGAAGTCCTGATTTATATATTCCCAAATACTGGGTTGCTATTTTTGTAAACGGTTGCTTTTGGCACATGCATGAAAATTGCAGGTATTCATCCATTCCTAAAAACAATCATGATTTTTGGAAAAACAAACTTGAAGGGAATGTTGAAAGAGATAAGCAAAACTACATCAAACTTGAAAACAGGGGCTTTAAAGTGATAGTGGTTTGGGAATGTGAAATTAAAAAGGTGATGAAAGATGAAGTAATTTCAAAGCAGTATATGGATACAATTTTATACGAAATTACAAACAGTATGAAGTGTAAGAATTGA